The window ACAATCAAGAATCAATCCCAACAATTGATTTAtcaaattttgatgatttgaagGTCGAAAAATCAATTCAAGAAGCAGCAAGTAAGTGGGGGTTTTTCCAAATTATCAATCATGGGATACCtattgaagttcttgaagatTTGAAGGATACAGGACATAAGTTTTTTGAATTGCCAGCTGAAGAAAAAGTGAAGTATTATAAGGAAAATGCCGGTCCTGATGAATCTGTGTTGTTGTATTGGAGTGGTATTGGtgagaaaaatgagaaagttttGGAGTGGAGAGATAGTATCAAACATGGTTGTGATCCACAGAATGATAGCAATCTTTGGCCCCCTCAAACCAGGTAAATTTTTTGGCTTTTTCGCTCCGTGTAGAAGTTTAGTAGGACAAGAGTGTTGTCGTATTTTTAGAGGGATTAGGCTAGTAGTTGCTATCGTTGCACTGGTCGTAGTATTCTAGTCTTGCTTGTGATATCTTTTCACTGTTTTCCTTGTTAGTTACTATATTTTGTTCAATATTTCCTTCTCGTTTgtacttaaaatttttttacttGAGCCGGGGTCTTTTGGAAACAACCTGCTATCTCCGCGAAGTAGTTATGTTAGAAAATTAAGATTTATCTAGAAACTCCTAGTTAATAGATATTTTATGTAGTGATCAAGTTTTTTATTTACAATGAGTGGTGGTTAATTGGCCACATTAAGTGGTTGGCCACAAAGAGTGGTGGTTAGTTGGCCACATATGTACTTAATATTGtgtgagatttttttttcttgttttgtggTTTGTATTCCtcatacacacactatatatatgtgtAGCCTATGTATTGAACCATCAAGAAATAAGAAGAGTGCTTAAAAACATTTtagctttctcttcttcttctttgcagTTTTGTAGCAATATTTCAGCTACATATCATTCACTCCTTTAACTTTCTATTTTCTAATCCTTCTTCCCTTGACATGGTATGAGAGTTCATTTCTTACGGGAtctgaatttatttttttgttgattggCTAATCTTTTTTAAGCTCTTTTTACTTGGATATGTTTGCCGGAAAACATGGCACCAGAAAATCAACCAACGACGGGTCCTCCGATTTTTTCTGACTATAAGTATCATATTTGGGCCATTAAAATGAAGGCCTATTTGAAGGCTCTCAACTTGTGGGATGTCGTTGAGAGAGGAGAACCTGTTGTCCAGCCATTGAGAGACAATCCAATTCTCAATAATATAAAAAAGTATGATAAGTTGGTGACTAAATCCCTAAGAGCTCTCGCTTGCATACATTCAAGCCTAACGGAAGTGATATTTACAAGGATTATGGCTTGTGAGACAGCCAAAGAAGCCTGGGATAAGCTAAAGGAGGAGTTTGAAGGCAGCAACAGAGTTAAGTCCGTTAAGGTCTTAGCTTTGAAGAGGGAGTTTGAGCTCTTGAAGATGAAGGATTCGAAtagtgtgaaggaatactcttCCAAGCTAATAGATATTGTGAATcaaatgaggatacttggtgaAAACTTTCCAATCAGAAGGTTGTAGAGAAGATCATGGTCAGCCTTCCGGACAAGTTTGAatcaaaaatctcagctattGAAGAGTCTTGTGACTTGACTACTCTTTCATTAGCTAAGCTGATCTCTGAATTGCAAATCCAAGAGCAACGGGTAACCATGAGAAGCGAAGGGACAGTCGAAGATGCCTTTCAAGTAAGGCATAAATTTAGgcaacaaaagaaagataaaaaagtcTCTTTACACCACTCTGGAGAAGTCAAATCTGGTGGATACCAAGGTGAATCATCAAGGAAAGGAAAATTTCCACCTTGTGGTATTTGTAAGAAGACAAACCACTTGGAGAAGAATTGTTGGCAGAAGTCCAAATGGTCCCCTATTCAATGCAGATACTGCAAGAAGTATGAGCACATTAAGAAGTATTGCAGGCAAAAGCAAACTCAAAGTGGTCAGTCTTCCAAATGACTAAATTTTGCAGAAGATCACCAAGTTGAAAAAGCAAAGGAGGAAGTATTCATGGCTTCGCACACATCACATATTGATCGATGCAATTGGTATGTTGATAGTGCGTGCACAAGGCACATGGCAATTGATGAAAATCTATTTGTTAGCTTGGACAGGTCTGATAGGACCAAAGTGAAACTTGGAAATGGTGCACTGGTGCAAGCTCAAGGTAGAGGGTCCATAAAATTTCCTATGGATGAAGGTATGAAAATTGTAAATGATGTTCTTTATGTGCCAAGCTTGACTCAAAACTTGTTAAGTGTTGCTCCGTTGCTTCACAATAATTACTCACTTaccttttaaggataaaaaatatgtcatttaTGATCCTAAAGGTTGTGAAATAGCTAAAATTACCAAGATTGGCAATTCCTTTCCTATTTCATGCTATTCTGCTGAAAGCTTCTCTTTCAATGTTGAAATGAGTAATACTTCACTTTGGCACAAAAGATTCGGTCATTACAACCTTAATTCATTGGTGTATATGCACTCCAAGGGTATGGTGCTTGATGTACCCAAAATTGACATGTGCCGAGATTTTTGTGAGTCATGTCAATTTCGTAAATTGCATAGACGAACCTTTCCTAAAGCAAGTCTTTGGAGGGCGAAAGAAAAGTTAGAGTTGGTTCATACAGATATATGTGGACCAATGAGGACGCCTTCTTTGAgtaggaataaatattttattctctttatagATGACCTTACTCGAATGACATGGGTCTTTTTTCTAAGTAGCAAAGTTCAGGCATTctctattttcaaagaattcaaggcTATGGTAGAAAGGGAGAGTGGCTGCTGGTTGAAGTATATCATGTCAGATAATGGAACTGAATATACTTCACATCAGTTCAGCAAGTATTGTAAAGATTTAGGTATTCAACAACAATTCACTGTTAGCTATACTCCAGAATAAAAGGGGGTCTCTGAGAGAAAGAATAGAATAGTGATAGAGATGGCGAGATGCATGCTGGCAGAAAAGAAGATGCCTAATATTTTTGGGCTGAGGCCATCAATACCGCAGTCTATTCGCTAAACAGGTTACCAACTAGAGCACTCCAAGACATGACACCATTTGAAGCATGGATGGGTATAAAGCCGTCCGCAAGACACTAAAGTCTTTGGTTCAGTCTGCTATGCACATATTCCAGATGCTAAAAGAGGCAAATTGGATAAAAAGACAGAACTATGTATTTTGTTGGGCTATAGCATAGTTGCAAAAGGGTACAAAGTGTATAATGTTCGTACGAAGAAGGTGCTTATCAGTAGAGATCTTGCGGTCAACGAGTCTAGCCACTATGATTGGAATCGAGATATTGTTGTGAAGGACCAAGATAGGGGTAATTCAGTTTCAGCTTAAAATCCGCAGATAAGTGATATTTCTTCTAGTCCTATTATTGGAGCAGGACACCTTTCAGATGTTAAATTGACAACTGATTCTCTAGTTTTGAAGACCAGGTCACTAGCTGAAGTTTATGAGTAATGCAATTTTGCTCTTgtggaaccatctttctttgaaGAAGCAGCAAGTCATGAAGCTTGGATTTCCGCAATGGAGGAGGAGCTTGCcatgattaataaaaatgatacttGGGAGCTGGTTGATAGGCCCGACCAAAAGAACGTCATCGGTGTCAAATGGGTTTATAGAACGAAGTTCAATCCAGATGGCTCCATCTTCAAACATAAAGCCAGACTCGTAGTTAAAGGCTATTCCCAGCAGCCTGGAGTGGACTTTAGAGATACGTCTGCTCTTGTTGCGAGGCATGAGACAGTAAgattttaattgctcttgcagcaCAGTACAAATGGAAAATCTATCATTTAGACGTTAAATCTGCATTTCTAAatggatttcttgaagaagatattTATGTTGAACAACCTGAAGGTTTTATAGTTGCAGGTGAAGAAGACAAGGTGTATAAGCTTAAAAAGGCTCTCTACGGCCTTaaacaagctccaagagcttggtaCAATAGGCTGGATACTCATCTGCTGTCTCAAGGCTTCAACCGAAGCCTAAATAAGCCTACTTTATACTTCAAAAGGCAAGCTAATGGAAGTTAATTGTGATatatgtttatgttgatgatttgatgatCATAGGTGAAGATTCTCTTATGgttcaagaaattaaaaattcgATGCTAAAAGTTTTTGAAATGTCTGGTCGAGGGGAGATGAAGTTCTTCCCATGAATGGAAATTTCTCAATCTTCTGAAGGAATTTTCTTATCCCAAAAGAGGCATGCCCTGAATCTCTTTAAAAGGTTCAAGCTTGATAAGTGCAAACCTGTTGCAACTCCACTTGTAGTGAATGAAAAGTTAATGAAGGATAATGGAGAAGAGCGGGCAGATTCAAAACTTTATAGGATCCTTATTGGAAGCTTGTTGTATCTGACTGCTACCAGACCAGATGTGATGTTTGCTGCTAGTCCACTGTCCCGATATATGCAATGTCCCAGTACCAAGCATTTTAGAGCTACTAAAAGGGTGTTGAGGTATATTAGAGGGACAACTGATTATGGCATTTGGTATAGAAGTGTAGAGAATGGAGCTCTTATTGGCTATTCAGATAGTGATTAGGGTGGATGTTTGGACGATTACAAAAGCACATCGGGTTACTCTTTTTCATTTGGTTCAGGCATTTTTTCTTGGAGCACAAAGAAGCAAGATATCATAGCTTAATCTTCAGCTGAAGCCGAGTATGTGGCTGTTGTATCTACTACAAATCAAGGAATTAGGTTGAGGAAAATCTTGTTTGAATTGGACCTTTTGCCAGAAGAACCAACAGTGATCTATGTGGATAATAAATCAGCCATTGCTATGGCTGAAAATCCAGTGCAACATGGAAGGACGAAGCATATCAACATCAGATTTCATGCTTTGCGAGATGCCGAGAAGAATGGGGAAGTTGAGCTGGTGCATTGCAGAAGTGAAGAACAACAAGCCGATATTCTAATCAAGGCTCTTCCCACCAATAAGTTTGAGTTTCAAAGGTCGTTGCAGGGAGTTTCAATGAAAAATCTTAAGGAGGAGTGTTAGGAAATTAAGATTTATCTAGAAACTCCTAGTTAGTAGATATTTTATGTAGTGATCAAGTTTTTTATTTACAATGAGTGGTGGTTAGTTGGCCACAAAGAGTGGTGGTTAGTTGGCTACATATGTACTTAATATTGTGtgagattttttttcttgttttgtggTTTGTATTCCTCATACAGACACTACATATATGTGTAGCTTATGTATTGAACCATCAAGAAATAAGAAGAATACTTAAAAACATTTcaactttctcttcttcttctttgtagttTTGTAGCAATATAGCTACATATCATTCACTCCTTCAACTTTCTATTTTCTAATCCTTCTTCCCTTTCTTTTGACAAGTTataaggtttgcgtacactctaccctcatTAGGCCTCACTTGTCTAGATATGTTGTTTGTAATTTATGGGGCATTAATTTCCAAGTATGTTAATTCTATTTCAAATAACTTGATGAATTCTTGTTGTCTAAACTCACAAAGAAATTAATTAGTTTAACTCTCCTACTCTAAACTGTGCCACATAAAATAGAACGGATAGAGAATCCCTTTTGTTTTGGAGTTTCTAGCAATTGGCAAAGCAACATTGTGAAGAATGGTCAATTGAACATCTTTCGAGCGAAAAATTACACCTTGCAAATCAAAGTTTGATCATACAAACCATCAGCATAAGAAAGTTTACATCATTATGTCATATTCACTTGTTATAGCtggtatatttattttattttcaagattataaATCTTACAGTTTTAAGAAGATTTActgtaaattttatttgaatggCCATATAGTAAAAAAATTCTTTACACTAATAAGGTATATAACTTGAATCAAATTATATTGCATATGTAGTttgaaaatttatcctttttcaacaataataacatacctaGTATGATCCCACAAGTAGGATCTGAAAAGATAAGATGAATGCAGACCGTACTTTTATTTTTGCAAGGTAGAAAGTTGTTTCTTATAAACCTCGGAAACTCTTAACGAAATTCCCGACTTTGCTATTAAATTTTGGGATCTCTTAATGAAATTCTTGACTTTGCTACTAAATTTTGATATCTCTTAGCGAAATTTCTGAATTTGCTATTAAAtttgagtaaagcatctagttccgtgaactatgaccaaatttgctacgacacactccaacttcacgggggtTCTATTAGCCCTTGAACTAaatttttagcatatttttgtcaatctttttagctagcATGTCactttttgtcaacctttttagctaacATGATACCTATGACGTGGGCctcattttatataataaaggtgtcacgtcagtacaaaagggtgacaaaaatacgctaaaattgagtttaggggCAATAGGACCTATGAAGTtcgagtgtgtcgtagcaactttggccatAGTTCAGGGATATCGGATATTTATCtcattaaattttgatatttctctGCAAAATGCCTAACTTTACCACTGATTTACAGGAACCAAGTCTTGGAATTTCAAAGGTGGGCTATACCACTTGCTAAAAAGTTGCTAGAGGTGCTATTGAAGGGTCTCAATGTCAATGAAATTGATGAGTCTATGGAACCTCTCTTGATGGGAACTATGGCTATCAACATAAACTACTATCCACCATGCCCAAATCCAAGTATCACCATTGGTTGTCGTCGACACTGCGACATGTCCTGCATCACCCTGCTACTCCAGGATGACACGGGAGGCCTTTATGTCCGAGGGACTAAAGGCGATAATTGGATCCACGTAAATCCAATCAAAGGTGCCTTAGCGGTTAACTTAGGCGACTCGTTGCAGATCATGAGCAATGACCGATACAGAAGTATCGAGCACTGTGTGGCGGTTGATTCGAGCAGGGCTCGAATATCCATACCGCTCTTTGTGAATCCTAGTCTTGATAGTGTCATTGGTCCATTCCCACAATTGTTGAAAGATGGAGAGAAGCCAGTGTACAAACAAGTTTTGTTTTCTGATTATTGGGATTATTTCATTAGTAAGAGGCCTTCTGGTAAAGCATCACTAGATTTTGCTAAAATTTGATGCTTTAATTTACAAATTTCCTGTCATGAGAAGTATTGTGTTATATAATCATTGATTTAGTGTGATTGTGTTGTCATCTTATGTTTTCTGTATCTGATCCTTATTGTTCACAACaatcttattttaccctttatcctGCTTTTTGTCTCCAATAACTTTACCGagctctattttcttttttgtgtgatattgtatgtttatttttttgattgttgGTGTGAGACACTATGATAATTTTAAGCTAGAAATCTGGAATTTGAAAAATAGGTTTTAGgagttttaaaaagttttttcctCACCAAATGGTCAATTATGGTTTTTTTTCCGAATATAACCTCAACttctaaatatatttttcagCTCCAGTCTCAAATCTATCTTCTTTTAAAGCCTCAACCTCTAAATATATTTTTCAGCTCCAGTCTCAAATCTATCTACTTTTAAAGCTTCAATAAACTCATGTTCAAACGCTATTTAAATTACATTATCACCATAAGAAATCGCGGTAAATATAAGTATCTCAATCATTAATCAGAAGTTTGAATGTGAAATAGTTACTTTTGATGCCAAAGACCTGGATATAAATGAGGAAAAAGATCCAACTTAAATGACATTGGCACCACCAAAGATCATGGGGATAGTAAATATCTCAATTGttaaatcaaatttcaaatttgtcGACTTCAAATTAGATATATCGAATATGAAATAAGGAAAACCGTCCAGTTAAATGTTACCATCACCGTCAAAGATCATGACGGGTAGTACCTATTTCCCATCATCAACCAAATGTCTTGAGTTTGAAATAAAGTTGATTTCAATTTGGTCTCGAGTTTGAAACAAATTTGCTTTCGCTCCTAAAACAGTTATCAAATACAAAGTGAGTAACCAACTTAAGTGACACTATGATCATCAACTAGTATTCTCTTCTTTAATGTCTTCAACATGGCTTCTTCACTTCCATGTTTTATATACtctatttttaatattctttactaGAGTCGACGGGCTTTCTGAAACAACTTCTTAACCTTCACAAATAAGACTTGTATACACACAAGACGTTTAAGCTTTAATTTAATCTAAATCTTGACAAAAACTTCTTTATGCGTACGCTCtattgaaaattgacttgttGAAAATCATTTGAAGGACGTTCCAtgaaaaattacatatttatgatgACAATTTGACAAGAATGTCGTTCATTAGAAATTCACGTCTTTTAGCTACTTCTTCACTCATACCTCAGGCTTCTAGTTTAAGGTGAATGGGTCTTATGAATCTCATCGCCTAATATAATTTTGGAATTTTCATAGCCAAACCcatcttgttttcacttttttcaatgaaataattttccggaaaaaaaaaagaaaataattcatggccaaacggctacaaAATATACATTAGAACACGCACACTCAGCGAACAACTTTTTCAATTCTCGCTGCTGCAACTGTAGAGAGAGCTTTTTAATCCATGAAGCATATCAAGAATGAGTTGCGTAACAGTATTGGTTATGCATTTAAAAATTGATTGTTAAGTTTGTTATATTGAGAATGATGTATTTGTAAATATAAGCAATGATGCAATCATTGACcgttttcagaatatgaaaacgCGTCGACGTGTAGTATAAAAGAATAGTCTACTTTTGTTATATTAATACTAAATTAATTTCATTTGATTAGTTTGAAGTTTATactttgatcataatttttttttttaatttttaagtttaaaaaagttgtatgccaaattatgGAGTTGATAGACATTACTATGTTAAAGATAATAGTGCACCCCCTATCTTCAAATCCTGAGTTCGGCTCTGATGGAAAGTGGAATCAAATTACATATTAGATGGGTCAGCTTAGTGTACTTTGTTACCGTGGTTGTACactcaaaactattttctttttccataTCTATTTTGGGGCCTCGGACTAATTTAGATTTGCACTTCATAAGACCATTTAAAGGGGAGGGcttcatatcataattcttttcAATTCTAGAGTTCGAACTCGAAACTTCTTATTAAGAATAGAGAAATTCCATCCACTTCGTCACAATCCTTAGAATGCACCAAATAACACTACGAACCCTTCCCCATCCCCATCTCTAGTTCCCACTTCAATACTAGGGAAGGGGGGTGGATAACAGAACAGTGTAACATTTTTGAAATGCCAAAATTTTTAATACActtcatttcaatttgtttgtctgattttAACTTGACACAATATTTAATAAGGtaaaaatgttctttaatctcATGGTCTTAGGCATatcatatagtaaaaaaataagagTGCTTAGATTAACTTATTTTTAAgtgattttatacatatatatatatatatatatactagtttttcGGCACATGTGTTGCACGTGTATACCAAGTCATATTATacatcatttaataaaaaaaatatgaacattatTAAAACAATGCTTTTATAAATAACTATACGGCAACGAATGAAATTCAAGATTATttgaataatattaataattcgGCTTATAAGACCATAATAAATCGTATCTCACATAATATTTTACAGTGCATCTGCCTCTCATCCATTTCGATTTGTCCCTAGATTAGAAAATGTAAGAAACTTTTTCGACAATAGTTTGGTCGAAAAAATCTCCTCAATTCGATGTTCTTTATTTATATAGATTAGATGAATCCATGAaccctacaacaatagctatcactgcTAGAAAAATTCATTCGTATTCCATCGCCTTACAATTACTTTATGGAGATTACAAATAGTTTTGATTACACTACACACAGGAAATGATCCTCACCCATTATGATCCCAGAGAGACTTCAACAAATGTCACGCAAATGTCAAGCAGACAAGCTTTGCAATAGCCATTCAAGTGATGTTGCAAGATATTAATTTTTTCGCATAACAACCAATAATTAAGACCAATTTTTATACAAACAATAAAACTTCACAAACCGAAAATTAGAAGAAGTGAAAATTATAATGATGCACCTTTCTTCGATCCACTGTCAACTGAAAAAAAAGTATACAAATTATGGGAAGATGCTATTATCAttaaactttttgaaaaaaaaaaaaaaaaaaagattggctataactatttttagaaaaagagtgCAAACCCTCAGAGCACCACATGAACATACAATAATTGGTAGTTGATGAGAAGTTTAACAACGTACAAGCATGattctaaatttttcttttagaaatatcCTTTCCATGAGTTCAGAGTAACCATTAAGACACTACATTATTACCAAAACCAACTACAAAAATAAAcaggaaaagatgaaaaagaaacgACACCGTAA of the Capsicum annuum cultivar UCD-10X-F1 chromosome 11, UCD10Xv1.1, whole genome shotgun sequence genome contains:
- the LOC107848279 gene encoding bi-functional coumaroyl CoA and feruloyl CoA ortho-hydroxylase F6H2-2-1, with product MTSSKFEPNDDIFDFVIKKANGLKGLVDTNLQTVPNQCIQPKEERLDKSQIDNQESIPTIDLSNFDDLKVEKSIQEAASKWGFFQIINHGIPIEVLEDLKDTGHKFFELPAEEKVKYYKENAGPDESVLLYWSGIGEKNEKVLEWRDSIKHGCDPQNDSNLWPPQTRNQVLEFQRWAIPLAKKLLEVLLKGLNVNEIDESMEPLLMGTMAININYYPPCPNPSITIGCRRHCDMSCITLLLQDDTGGLYVRGTKGDNWIHVNPIKGALAVNLGDSLQIMSNDRYRSIEHCVAVDSSRARISIPLFVNPSLDSVIGPFPQLLKDGEKPVYKQVLFSDYWDYFISKRPSGKASLDFAKI